From a single Pelodiscus sinensis isolate JC-2024 chromosome 4, ASM4963464v1, whole genome shotgun sequence genomic region:
- the SRCAP gene encoding helicase SRCAP isoform X2: MWSSLPRERETVEVESDEEFSAHTGDSETGSPERRLGCQGTQELDSSSQQLLDQNEAGSQHALEQDDSTSATSKAIGARGEEQGISKMQSHPPRQHHALRSEIAPDKMTGSNPVSPASSGSPASSGSISPPHLTHDSSLDSHLGFDVPRLQSKALASPGAYASDPASMWDKTHAEIAEQAKHEAEIENRISEMKKEGFWSLKRLSKVPEPVRPKVHWDYLCEEMQWLSADFAQERRWKRGVARKVVRMVIRHHEEQKQKEERAKREEQAKLRRIASSIAKEVKQFWSNVEKVVQFKQQSRLEEKRKKALDLQLDFIVGQTEKYSDLLTQSLNETFPIASKTGSSSHISSSHAGSTASSPPPPTHLTDDEDGDFQPHEESDDEETIEVEEQQEGNDSETHRREIELLKQESELPLEELLQSLPAQILENSCITAPSTSSSENEEEEEEAAGESEEEVEQQSKMEKEKSVIQRNKRPWKPDKEDEEFTANEEEAPFLSAEDEEETIDAEEKLEGDMDHRNELDELAREGELPMEELLQKYAGAYASDFEMDESDSSSGASEPSTSEYEEESEDEDHSSQSDSTTEEESEEVEEESQEEEEEDATTEEVTTASREEDFGVEYLLKRDEDRGEGGNDAAPALGPKKEITDIAATAESLQPKGYTLATTQVKTPIPYLLRGTLREYQHIGLDWLVTMYEKKLNGILADEMGLGKTIQTISLLAHLACEKGSWGPHLIIVPTSVMLNWEMEIKRWCPSFKILTYYGAQKERKLKRQGWTKPNAFHICITSYKLVLQDHQAFRRKNWKYLILDEAQNIKNFKSQRWQSLLNFNSQRRLLLTGTPLQNSLMELWSLMHFLMPHVFQSHREFKEWFSNPLTGMIEGSQEYNESLVKRLHKVLRPFLLRRVKVDVEKQMPKKYEHVIKCRLSKRQRYLYDDFMAQATTKETLATGHFMSVINILMQLRKVCNHPNLFDPRPIHSPFITEGICFSTASLVLGALERDPFKHVDMGIFDLINLEGRVSRYEADTFLPKWKVTRKLIEEIAESPDPPPRPKPVKMKVNRMLQPVPKPENRTVVLVNSPRPITPLQRPMTPVLPEALAPMHPMGPVLPGPIQPPLLPHPMAVPVSLPLPLPPSPVPVPPAARPQGPTLVPTLSQNNAAAAVLQAPVSAPQVLPTLMPAAQLVPNAPQPPVLPAPAATAAASALKPGPVPAPAVRLAASPLNPGTMGGMMKPVTVHSTTNTLPGYSFPATSAVQQRLLLSPDMQARLPSGEVVSIAQLASLANRPLQSAPGSKPLTFQIQGNKLTLTGTQVRQVTMAQPRQLQRNVVHLVSAGGQHHIISQPTQVALIQAMTQQSGQAQGGVQAMPGPQPTTILPATASATTAAATSAAISVPIGATQVPSSVVNSSGVVKIVVRQAPRDGLVPAPALQQPPRPATATSTTTLPTLPATLMAQRAQLPVAPIPPVRLPTQPLVPVRTPTPLQALVRPMIRVVQAPVPSMEQPAPAPPSPVPAAPLPNPPATTIATVSCPSLALRPAPAAAPSPGPKEEPETLTLRSTTPTPPPPSPRAPRHRRQPPPPPRSPFYLESLEEKRKKQKEERLDRLFRLNEQHCNLAPIYGTEVLRLCTLFPPSPAGEQEEEGQEVAPKLDGWKGASYTHCYVAQVQRDPQHLEAYWQRATALAQAILTPQQRVEQLADIIERFIFAMPPVEAPAITIHTSHPPPSLLLHQAIFKETLRREISPRASGLHRIVCNMRTQFPDLRLIQYDCGKLQTLDLLLRQLKAGAHRVLIFTQMTRMLDVLEQFLNYHGHIYLRLDGSTRVEQRQALMERFNADKRIFCFILSTRSGGVGVNLTGADTVVFYDSDWNPTMDAQAQDRCHRIGQTRDVHIYRLISERTVEENILKKANQKRMLGDMAIEGGNFTTAYFKQQTIRELFDMPLDEPAKKDGEVLTMAPEDEEDPMANKQTQILEQALCKAEDPEDIRAATQAKAEQVAELAEFNENIPLDADERPSKEEEEEMSKAEQEIASLVEQLTPIERYAMNFLEASLEDISREELKQAEEQVEAARKDIDQAKDEVVFKLPDDEDEGRLSEEGYMKKSKKARVPSRACPERAGTRMSERLRGTRLSLREADGVDTELPHARLPSLRHLRGQHARLESEEPEDHLSLVAQHTRGAAIRRDLVREEMPALTRRAVAKREDPGKVPGAGERMLRPIHHRTEAPIAGERVLRASPQRPEPSATGDKLLRGTHQRAEPLAAIERVLRAIPQRADAPVPGDRVLRGTQQRTESLATMERVLRSAPPRTDVPAPGDRVPRPAFFRPEVAPAREQDLTPETPITGAKLLQLRPEVAPARESSQSTLPATEMGMAMGVPALVGHESTASTEEPASKMLPAEHVLQMKPPLFGEEVLGSVELVTREKMGSTELSSASEKVPLPAPCGLEIPATDKLVPSLETPASGEETPEEAKGFQSKAKVAQELAQHPGELHSVDVKRGEPVRHVPEELESPVPDGPVAELPLEMPTHGAAKTGIESSTAEFFSTTEDKVPGEAEPQPAWPLMGPLNQPVEAANSLPRLKMPPPSKEQNGLERPSPFSNSLSKAQPQDLAQDSTEPAELISGGSGTLKEMPKRGLGDQEGKPQHPDGVSAASLELGEMQSGTTSSSDSPSPAKTPRRRTSADVEIRQNHQGQDGPAAKVLRKLPGRLVTVVEEKELIRRRRNRVHKTDATGSTVVSPSSSSAHSISEMELSPSGKELPLLRDLPARRRIELESRAAKERGDEGSGLELPPSLPPPPLKRKRGRPPKNKSPEQPSQGEVQLPPGTHVPRISKPEIKTPEPSSPKTKTLEQPCKGETWPLPSTPKPRGQKLEPKAPEPASPRNKTESSENDSPLEKRRRGRPPKTHWVPAAPSTESPPKRKRGRPPKNPASPRVETPAPRPGSTSDRDTSTEKEPPPPGHKRRRRRKEEPGPAPSESSSDGEEARPLTRLARLRQEEKLESGSECSALLPSQNAAPKPEPDGTSSGESSMSEQTPARSTRQRPGSLMPPLEQEHQRRKRGCLSEGGKSSGAAGSSEEEGGGESESSAELSGEEGERQPKRQRRHAARAPSGRRRQCPQGSSADRILRSAAATPAGNTRSAAGAPTPSATAAPAAMVTSSLSIRGRKPKT; this comes from the exons GTGATTCAGAGACAGGCAGCCCCGAGCgcaggctgggctgccaggggacCCAGGAGCTGGACAGCTCGTCCCAGCAGTTGCTTGACCAGAATGAGGCCGGTTCTCAGCATGCACTGGAGCAGGACGACAGCACTTCGGCCACGAGCAAAGCTATCGGGGCGCGAGGCGAAGAGCAAGGGATCagtaaaatgcagagccaccCTCCCCGACAGCACCATGCACTGCGCAGTGAG ATTGCACCAGACAAAATGACGGGGAGCAATCCTGTGTCACCGGCCTCTTCGGGGTCACCTGCCTCCAGCGGCAGCATCTCGCCGCCACATCTCACTCACGATTCCTCCCTGGACAGTCACCTGGGCTTTGATGTgcccaggctgcagagcaaagCTCTGGCGTCCCCGGGGGCTTATGCCTCGGACCCAGCCAGCATGTGGGACAAGACGCACGCTGAGATCGCTGAGCAGGCCAAGCAT GAGGCAGAGATTGAGAACCGCATCTCAGAGATGAAAAAGGAGGGTTTCTGGTCCTTAAAGAGGCTCTCCAAGGTGCCAGAGCCAGTTCGCCCCAAGGTGCACTGGGATTACCTCTGTGAGGAGATGCAGTGGCTTTCAGCAGACTTCGCCCAGGAGCGCCGTTGGAAGAGGGGTGTGGCCAGGAAG GTTGTACGGATGGTGATCCGGCACCATGAAGAGCAGAAGCAGAAGGAGGAGCGAGCTAAGCGGGAAGAGCAGGCCAAGCTGAGGCGCATCGCCTCCTCCATCGCCAAAGAGGTCAAGCAGTTCTGGAGCAATGTGGAGAAG GTGGTGCAGTTCAAGCAGCAGTCTCGcctggaggaaaagagaaagaaggcCTTGGACCTGCAGCTAGACTTCATTGTGGGCCAAACAGAGAAGTACTCAGATTTGCTGACTCAGAGCCTCAACGAGACTTTTCCCATTGCCAGCAAGACTGGCTCCTCCTCCCACATCAGTTCCTCCCACGCTGGCTCCACCGcgtccagccccccgccacccACACACCTCACCGATGATGAAG ATGGGGACTTCCAGCCCCATGAGGAGTCAGACGATGAGGAGACGATTGAGGTGGAGGAACAGCAGGAAGGGAACGACTCGGAGACGCATCGGCGTGAGATAGAGCTGCTGAAGCAGGAGAGTGAGCTGCCCCTAGAGGAGCtgctgcagtccctgcctgcccAGATCCTGGAGAATTCCTGCATCACTGCCCCCTCTACCTCCAGCTCCGaaaatgaggaggaggaagaggaggcagcgggggagagTGAGGAGGAGGTAGAGCAACAATCGAAGATG GAGAAAGAAAAGTCTGTCATACAGAGGAACAAAAGGCCGTGGAAGCCTGACAAGGAGGACGAGGAGTTCACAGCCAATGAGGAGGAAG CCCCCTTTCTCTCAGCTGAGGATGAAGAGGAGACAATTGATGCTGAAGAGAAGCTGGAAGGGGACATGGATCACAGGAACGAACTGGATGAGTTGGCCCGGGAAG GGGAACTACCCATGGAGGAGCTGCTGCAGAAATATGCTGGCGCCTACGCCTCGGACTTTGAGATGGATGAGTCGGACAGCTCCTCGGGTGCCTCGGAGCCCAGCACCTCGGAGTATGAGGAAGAGTCTGAGGATGAGGACCACAGCAGCCAGTCAG ACTCCACCACAGAGGAGGAGAGCGAGGAGGtagaggaggagagccaggaagaggaggaggaggatgccaccACTGAGGAAGTGACGACAGCAAGCCGGGAGGAAGACTTTGGTGTGGAGTATCTGCTGAAAAGGGACGAGGATCGGGGAGAGGGGGGCAACgacgcagcccctgccctgggaccCAAGAAGGAGATCACGGACATTGCAGCCACTGCCGAGAGCCTTCAGCCCAAGGGCTACACCCTGGCCACCACCCAG GTGAAGACGCCTATCCCTTACCTGCTGCGGGGGACCCTACGGGAGTATCAACACATCGGCCTGGACTGGCTGGTCACCATGTACGAAAAGAAGCTCAACGGGATCCTGGCGGACGAGATGGGGCTGGGCAAGACCATCCAGACCATCTCCCTGCTGGCTCATCTGGCCTGCGAGAAGG GTAGCTGGGGGCCCCACCTGATCATCGTGCCCACCAGCGTGATGCTGAACTGGGAGATGGAGATCAAGCGCTGGTGCCCCAGTTTCAAGATCCTCACCTACTATGGGGCGCAGAAGGAGCGCAAGCTCAAGCGGCAG ggctggaccAAGCCCAACGCCTTCCACATCTGCATCACCTCGTACAAGCTAGTGCTGCAGGACCACCAGGCATTCCGGCGCAAGAACTGGAAGTACCTGATTCTGGATGAGGCCCAGAACATCAAGAACTTCAAATCCCAGCGCTGGCAGTCGCTGCTCAACTTCAACAG TCAGAGGCGGCTGCTGCTGACGGGCACCCCCCTGCAGAACAGCCTGATGGAGCTCTGGTCCCTCATGCACTTCCTGATGCCCCACGTCTTCCAGTCACATCGCGAGTTCAAGGAGTGGTTCTCCAACCCACTGACAGGCATGATAGAGGGCAGCCAGGAGTACAATGAGAGCCTGGTCAAGCGGCTGCACAAG GTGCTGCGGCCCTTCCTCCTGCGGAGGGTGAAGGTGGACGTGGAGAAGCAAATGCCAAAGAAATACGAGCACGTTATCAAGTGCCGGCTGTCCAAGCGCCAGCGTTATCTCTACGATGACTTCATGGCCCAGGCCAC CACCAAGGAGACTCTGGCCACGGGGCATTTCATGAGTGTCATTAACATCCTGATGCAGCTGCGGAAGGTGTGCAACCACCCCAACCTCTTCGACCCCCGTCCCATCCACTCGCCTTTCATCACCGAGGGCATCTGTTTCAGCACCGCCTCCCTCGTTCTGGGCGCCCTCGAAAGGGACCCCTTTAAG CATGTGGACATGGGAATTTTCGACCTCATCAACCTGGAGGGGCGTGTGTCCCGCTATGAGGCCGACACCTTCCTGCCGAAGTGGAAGGTGACAAGGAAGCTAATTGAGGAAATCGCAGAGTCCCCAGACCCTCCGCCCAGGCCCAAGCCTGTCAAGATGAAAGTAAACAG gatGCTGCAGCCGGTGCCAAAGCCAGAGAACCGGACCGTGGTGCTGGTGAACAGCCCTCGCCCCATAACCCCCTTGCAGAGACCTATGACTCCTGTGCTGCCAGAGGCTCTGGCTCCCATGCACCCAATGGGCCCCGTTCTCCCAGGGCCCATTCAGCCGCCCTTACTCCCTCACCCTATGGCCGTACCTGTCTCGCTGCCCTTGCCCCTCCCGCCGTCCCCAGTGCCGGTGCCTCCCGCTGCCAGGCCACAGGGCCCAACACTAGTGCCTACGCTGAGCCAGAACAACGCTGCTGCTGCCGTGCTCCAGGCCCCGGTGTCTGCACCGCAGG TCCTGCCTACACTGATGCCTGCGGCCCAGCTGGTCCCAaatgccccccagcctcccgtgCTGCCGgcccctgctgccactgctgctgcctccgcCCTCAAGCCTGGGCCAGTGCCAGCCCCCGCTGTACGGCTAGCCGCCAGCCCCCTGAACCCTGGCACCATGGGGGGCATGATGAAGCCAGTGACAGTCCATTCCACCACCAACACCCTGCCTGGCTACAGCTTCCCAGCCACCAGTGCTGTGCAGCAGAGACTGCTGCTCTCCCCAGACATGCAGGCCCGGCTGCCCT CGGGCGAGGTAGTGAGTATCGCACAGCTGGCCTCTCTGGCCAACCGGCCGCTGCAGAGCGCCCCAGGCAGCAAGCCCCTCACCTTCCAGATCCAAGGCAACAAGCTGACCCTGACGGGCACCCAGGTGCGGCAGGTCACCATGGCCCAGCCCCGACAGCTGCAAA GGAATGTAGTTCACCTGGTCTCGGCCGGGGGACAACACCACATCATCAGCCAGCCTACCCAGGTGGCGCTCATCCAGGCCATGACGCAGCAGAGTGGGCAGGCGCAGGGCGGGGTGCAGGCCATGCCAGGCCCCCAGCCCACCACCATCCTGCCCGCCACAGCCTCTGCCACTACGGCAGCCGCCACGTCAGCAGCCATCAGTGTCCCCATAGGTGCCACACAAG TGCCCTCCTCGGTGGTGAACAGCTCTGGGGTGGTAAAGATTGTGGTACGGCAAGCCCCACGGGATGGCCtggtgcctgccccagccctccagcagccTCCCCGCCCAGCTACAGCCACCTCGACCACCACCCTGCCTACCCTACCAGCTACCCTGATGGCACAGCGAGCCCAGCTCCCTGTGGCACCCATCCCGCCCGTGCGGCTGCCCACTCAACCGCTGGTTCCTGTGCGGACAcccaccccactccaggcccTAGTGCGGCCCATGATACGGGTAGTGCAGGCACCAGTGCCCAGCATGGAGCAGCCAG CACCAGCGCCACCTTCTCCTGTCCCGGcggcccctctccccaaccctcctgcCACCACCATCGCCACTGTCAGCTGCCCCTCGCTGGCTCTCCGGCCCGCGCCTGCAGCTgcgcccagcccagggcccaagGAGGAACCTGAGACACTAACGCTACGCTCCAccacacccaccccaccacccCCATCGCCACGGGCCCCACGGCACAgacggcagccccctcccccgccccggtcACCCTTCTATCTG GAATCACTTGAAGAGAAGCGGAAGAAGCAGAAAGAGGAGCGCCTGGACCGGCTCTTCCGCCTCAACGAGCAGCACTGCAACCTGGCGCCCATCTACGGCACTGAGGTGCTGCGCCTctgcaccctcttccctcccagccctgctggggagcaggaggaggaggggcaggaagtggCCCCCAAGTTGGATGGCTGGAAGGGGGCCAGCTACACCCACTGCTACGTGGCGCAGGTGCAGCGGGACCCCCAGCACCTAGAGGCGTACTGGCAGCGGGCCACAGCCCTTGCCCAGGCCATCCTGACACCCCAGCAGAGGGTTGAGCAGTTGGCAGACATCATCGAGAG GTTCATCTTTGCTATGCCTCCCGTGGAGGCACCTGCCATCACCATTCACACCTCTCACCCACCCCCGTCACTCCTGCTCCACCAGGCCATCTTCAAGGAGACGCTGCGGCGGGAGATCTCACCCCGCGCCAGTGGCCTGCATCGCATCGTCTGCAACATGCGCACCCAGTTCCCTGACCTCCGCCTCATCCAGTACGACTGTG GAAAGCTCCAGACCCTGGACCTGTTGCTGCGACAGCTGAAGGCCGGTGCACACCGTGTCCTCATCTTCACCCAGATGACCCGTATGCTGGACGTGCTGGAGCAGTTCCTCAACTACCATGGGCACATCTACCTGCGCCTGGATGGTAGCACCCGTGTGGAACAGAGACAG gcGCTGATGGAGCGTTTCAACGCCGACAAGCGCATCTTCTGCTTCATCCTATCAACACGCAGTGGAGGTGTGGGGGTGAACCTGACGGGTGCTGACACGGTGGTGTTCTACGACAGCGACTGGAACCCCACCATGGATGCGCAGGCCCAGGACCGCTGCCACCGCATCGGCCAGACCCGTGACGTTCACATCTACAG GCTGATCAGCGAGCGGACAGTAGAGGAGAACATCCTGAAAAAGGCCAATCAGAAGAGGATGCTGGGAGACATGGCCATTGAGGGAGGAAACTTCACCACAGCTTACTTCAAACAG CAAACCATCCGGGAGCTCTTTGACATGCCCTTGGATGAGCCGGCCAAGAAGGATGGGGAGGTCCTCACCATGGCACCAGAGGATGAGGAGGATCCCATGGCTAACAAGCAGACCCAGATCCTGGAGCAG GCGCTGTGCAAGGCCGAGGACCCTGAAGACATCCGGGCGGCTACGCAGGCCAAGGCTGAGCAGGTGGCGGAGCTGGCCGAGTTCAACGAGAACATTCCCTTAGATGCCGATGAGCGGCCCagcaaggaggaagaggaggagatgtCTAAGGCTGAGCAGGAGATTGCCTCACTCGTGGAGCAG CTCACCCCCATCGAACGCTATGCCATGAACTTCCTGGAGGCCTCCTTGGAGGACATCAGCCGAGAAGAGCTGAAGCAGGCAGAG GAGCAGGTGGAGGCCGCCCGGAAGGACATAGACCAGGCCAAGGATGAGGTGGTGTTCAAGCTGCCTGACGACGAGGATGAGGGTAGGCTCAGTGAAGAAGGCTACATGAAGAAGAGCAAGAAGGCCAGGGTGCCCAGCCGTGCATGCCCAGAACGGGCTGGCACGCGCATGAGTGAGCGACTGCGGGGCACTCGCCTCTCCCTGCGCGAGGCAGATGGAGTGGACACCGAGTTGCCCCACGCCCGGCTCCCAAGCCTGCGCCACCTGCGGGGCCAGCATGCCAGGCTGGAGTCTGAGGAGCCAGAAGATCACCTGTCCCTGGTGGCCCAGCACACACGTGGCGCCGCCATCCGCAGGGACCTGGTGCGGGAGGAGATGCCGGCTCTAACCCGCAGGGCTGTGGCCAAGAGGGAGGACCCAGGGAAGGTTCCAGGAGCTGGTGAAAGGATGCTGCGGCCCATTCATCACAGAACAGAGGCTCCCATTGCTGGGGAGAGGGTACTTCGGGCCTCCCCACAGAGACCTGAACCCTCTGCCACCGGGGACAAGTTGTTGCGAGGCACCCATCAGAGAGCTGAGCCCCTGGCCGCTATAGAGCGGGTGCTCCGAGCCATCCCTCAGAGAGCAGATGCCCCAGTacctggggacagggtgctacgAGGCACCCAGCAGAGAACAGAGTCTCTGGCTACCATGGAGCGGGTGCTGCGGAGTGCGCCCCCAAGAACAGATGTTCCAGCTCCAGGGGACAGAGTGCCCCGGCCAGCCTTCTTCAGGCCAGAGGTGGCACCTGCTAGAGAGCAGGACCTGACTCCCGAGACACCGATCACTGGGGCGAAACTTCTCCAGCTGAGACCGGAGGTAGCACCTGCCAGAGAGTCCTCCCAGTCAACACTTCCAGCTACTGAGATGGGGATGGCCATGGGAGTGCCAGCCCTGGTAGGGCATGAGAGCACAGCATCCACAGAGGAGCCGGCCTCGAAAATGCTCCCCGCTGAACATGTGCTGCAGATGAAGCCACCACTCTTTGGGGAAGAGGTGCTGGGTTCAGTGGAGCTTGTGACTAGAGAGAAgatggggagcacagagctgtcTTCTGCCTCAGAGAAagttcctctcccagccccctgtggACTGGAGATCCCAGCCACTGACAAGCTGGTGCCAAGCCTGGAGACGCCAGCTTCTGGGGAGGAGACACCTGAAGAAGCCAAGGGAttccagagcaaagccaaggtGGCCCAAGAGCTGGCCCAACACCCAGGGGAGCTGCATAGTGTGGATGTGAAGAGGGGGGAGCCAGTCAGGCATGTCCCAGAGGAGCTGGAGAGCCCAGTGCCTGATGGGCCTGTAGCAGAGCTCCCCCTGGAGATGCCCACCCATGGTGCTGCTAAGACAGGGATCGAATCGTCCACTGCTGAGTTTTTCTCCACCACAGAGGACAAAGTCCCAGGAGaggcagagccccagccagcctggcctCTCATGGGCCCCCTGAACCAGCCTGTGGAGGCTGCCAACTCCCTGCCTCGACTGAAAATGCCTCCCCCCAGCAAAGAGCAGAATGGGCTAGAGAGGCCTTCCCCTTTCTCAAATAGCCTAAGCAAGGCCCAGCCCCAAGACCTGGCCCAGGACTCCACAGAGCCAGCAGAACTAATCAGTGGTGGCAGCGGCACCCTGAAGGAGATGCCCAAGAGGGGTCTGGGGGACcaggaaggcaagccccagcacCCAGATGGAGTGAGTGCAGCCTCTCTGGAGCTGGGGGAAATGCAGTCAGGGACAACCTCCTCTTCGGACAGCCCGTCGCCAGCAAAAACACCACGCCGGCGCACCAGTGCTGATGTGGAGATCCGGCAGAATCACCAGGGCCAGGATGGCCCAGCTGCCAAGGTCTTGCGCAAGCTGCCAGGCCGCCTGGTCACTGTAGTGGAGGAGAAAGAGCTGATCCGGCGCCGGCGCAACCGCGTCCACAAGACAGATGCCACTGGTAGCACTGTGGTGAGTCCCAGCAGCAGTTCCGCTCACAGCATCTCAGAAATGGAACTAtccccctctggcaaggagctgcCGCTGCTCCGTGACCTGCCCGCACGCCGTAGGATTGAGCTGGAGAGTCGGGCTGCCAAGGAGAGGGGAGATGAGGGCTCTGGTCTGGaactgccccccagcctgcccccgcctcccctcaAGCGTAAACGGGGTCGACCCCCCAAGAACAAGTCTCCAGAGCAGCCAAGCCAGGGCGAAGTACAGCTACCACCTGGCACCCACGTGCCCCGCATTAGTAAGCCAGAGATCAAGACTCCGGAGCCATCCTCACCCAAGACAAAAACCCTGGAGCAGCCATGCAAGGGGGAGACATGGCCACTGCCTAGCACCCCAAAACCACGTGGCCAGAAGCTGGAACCTAAGGCCCCCGAGCCAGCCTCTCCAAGGAACAAGACAGAGAGCAGTGAGAATGATTCCCCCTTGGAGAAGCGCCGGCGGGGCCGGCCCCCGAAGACACATTGGGTCCCTGCCGCTCCTAGCACTGAATCACCCCCAAAGCGCAAGCGGGGCCGGCCCCCCAAGAACCCAGCTTCCCCCCGTGTTGAGACACCAGCCCCTCGTCCTGGCTCAACCTCAGACCGCGACACATCCACTGAGAAGGAGCCGCCCCCACCTGGCCACAAGAGAAGGcggaggaggaaggaagagccCGGTCCGGCCCCCAGTGAGAGCTCGTCAGATGGTGAAGAAGCCCGGCCCCTCACCCGGCTGGCCCGGCTCCGGCAGGAAGAGAAGCTGGAATCAGGCAGTGAGTGCTCGGCCCTGCTTCCATCCCAGAATGCAGCCCCTAAGCCAGAGCCAGACGGCACCTCCTCAGGGGAGAGCAGCATGTCAGAACAGACCCCAGCTCGCTCCACCCGACAGCGGCCAGGCAGCTTGATGCCACCACTGGAGCAGGAGCATCAAAGGCGCAAGCGGGGGTGCCTGTCAGAGGGTGGCAAGTCATCCGGGGCTGCTGGCTCttcagaggaggagggaggtggtgaGTCGGAATCATCGGCAGAGttgagcggggaggagggcgaaCGGCAGCCCAAGCGCCAACGCCGCCACGCAGCCCGAGCCCCTAGCGGCAGGAGACGGCAGTGCCCCCAGGGCAGCTCGGCTGACCGAATCCTGCGaagtgctgctgccactccagccgGCAATACTCGCTCAGCTGCTGGCGCCCCCACGCCCTCGgccactgctgctcctgctgccatggtTACCTCCTCGCTAAGTATCAGAGGCCGAAAGCCCAAAACGTGA